TAATATAAATTAAGATCTTGTAGAACTTACAACAGATTCTAGCTCAGGATTATTAGGCAACTGACCTGGCTTCCTAGTTCATTGGAAAACCTGTAAACAGCCACTGGCTGTATATGAATTCGTGAGGCTCTTGGTTCAGAATCTGGTTGCAAGAAACTgctaaagaaattaaaacatgaaataaagATATAGATACAAACGAGATCAGCTTGTATTAGTATAACCCAAGgtatatacacatataaataaaagatccACAATCACCTGATCAGTGAAGAACTAAGGAGCGTAGAATGATCAGAACCTTGATTCTTGTATAGCTTAAATCGGTGAAACCGTTGGGCAACACAGAAAGTACTCTATTGACGACGATGCCTTTTCCTTGGTACACACTCTAGAGTCTTCATCTATACTATTGTCAAACAGAGATCCAGAACTATCTAAATAAAAGAGGTCAAACaagtttgaagaaaacaaggaaGCAAGTAAGAACCAAACAActaaacaagaaaccaaaacaagcaACTAGAGAATGAAACACACACAAGCACGCATGGAACCAAGGAAACAAGAAGCTAGTAAGAACCAAACAACTAAGCAAGATATCAAAACAAGCAAGCAAAGAACCAGAAAATGAAACACACAAGCACGCATGGAACCTAggaagaaactaaagaagcaaaatcaaatcaagtaACCAAGGAAGAAATGACGAAAACAAGCAAGTAAGCAAGTAAccaaggaagaaaacaaacaagcatgcaaagaaatagagaatgaaacaaacaagcaCACATGGAACAAAGGAAGGAGGCAAAGAAGTAACAGCAAGTCATGTAACCaatgaagaaatgaagaaaacaaacaagcacGCAAGAAATCAACAAGCAATGaagcaaaaagagaaaagaagaaagaaaaataggcaaacaaaaaagaggaATTGTAAACAAAAGCCAAGTTGTGACAAAGTATTCAAAAGATCCTGGAGATGACCTAGTTCTATCATGTAGCATGTCGAAATATTTGTTACATTCCTCTCCAAATTTCCAGGTACTTCGAATTCCTAAACAGTTCGAGAAATTAGTTAACACTTTGAAAgtaatagagaaaaatatgaagacaGACTGAAACTAATATATGAGTAAGAATATTCTCTGCTTTATGCACTCGATGTAGACCCTTTGCATGTTGAATAAAATTTAcctaagaacaaaaaaacagtaatATATTAGATAAACCAAATGTTGTTTCCTCAATTCTTATTACTGTTTCTTGTCTTGCTGTCAGGTCAAGCTTTCACATGTCTCCAAACGATCTGAGTAAAACACAAAGTCATGTTTTGCTATGTCTATCTCTCGAATGAGTGTATGCATGCCTCTTATCTGCAATTATGATCTTAGAGTGAGAATATGGTTTTTAACCTTTAAACCTTTCTTCTGAATCAAGCATAAAACATTTGGGCAGATTTTGCAAAGATCATGTTGCACAATCAAATCAGCTGCAACGTGAGTGTCACCTCCTCGGGGAATGATCACATCAGCATATTTCTTCAATGGGGcacaaaatcatcaaacgCGGGCTTCACAAACTTTGCATACTGCAAATGAAAATAACACcctcaaaacaagaaaactggAAAAATAGAGGAAGCTCGGAAAAAACAACTCTGTTATATAGAAGAACAGTTCAGAGAGCAGAGTTAAGCAAATTGCTGGTTTTGTGTCCTATTTGAAGAAAGTTTAACTTTACTTGTGTGGTGTTCCTCGCGATTAGTTAAGCAAACCTGAAAGAATGTCGCCGTTGACTTTTAATGCAGAATGTTGTACTTCAGCTGACACAACCAGTTTTCTTAAACTATACTATAGGAACCTAAAAGAATCCCCTGAAACACAGCACTTAtaagagaaacagaagagaTAAAGTAACTTGAACGTCTAAGTAGAAAGAAAGgttgaaaaaaacatacttGGGAGACGGAGTCAActtaagaaacaagaagatgaagtacAACCACTTCTGAGCTCCATTGCAACATACCTGGAATAAGCATAAAGGTGTATGACATCTACCCGACACTATACGAGTCCGATATGAGaacacaacacaaactttTAGAGCTCCATTGTGATACACCTGAAATAAGCATAACAGTGTATGACATGTATGaaacaatttataaaacaacaaaaacttacaacaaaatctgtttttggtttttgaactTCACCTCTCATGTTTTTTAAGCTACAGTTTGTGGGCTTTAAGCTGAGAAATCCTCAACGGAATACAAATGAAATGATGTAAAAAAGACCCAGCGTTACTGACATTACGATAGAAAAAAGGTCCTATTTAATATACATTATCATGACATTAGTAAATGGAAACTTCCAAGTAAGTTCGTGGCTGGCTGATTGTCTTGTTTTAGTCCATGATGCAAGTTCTTCCAGCAACTTATGTCATTGCTTACAAGTTTTAGTAAAACGATTAAGAGTGCAGAGAGTTCAATTGATTTGACTGTATATAGACAAGTTAAAGCAGTTATACCTCACCCGATTTGGTATAGTAACAGGCTTGATTGCTTCAGTGCCATCACTTAGTTTTGAAAAGTCCAAGAGTTCCTTGTAAAGTTTTCATCACAATTTTAATAACTATAATAGCAACTTTTGATACAAATCCAAAAGGGATGAAATAATCTAAGAACATGAAAGAAACGACTAACCTGCTTCTCTCCATATATTATGAGTTACAGTGACAATCCATTTCACATTGAGAATACATTGTAAACAACTCCTCTCCATAGCTTTCAATAGAAATGAAGCTCTTACCAACCAAGACTGGCATCGCCCATTTTCATGTATAATCTAAGGTTCTACTATAAGATCAAATGACATGTTAAGAAGGCCTAGAACTGAGACGCAAAAATCTGAACAAATGGATCCAATTAGTTCGTGTTTGGCTTACTAAATCATGTTATTCTCTGTAGTGAATTGATGTATCTATTTCCAAAACCATGATATCATCACCATATAGTTTTAgcacaaagaaaaattctatattattttaaaaagttgacACCAACTTATCTTCCTGAAGACTGTTCTTTGCTCTGGTACTCGTTATCTCTCAGCCGTTTAAAGCTCCATTAGCGACAGATTTGACACAAGCAAAAAACGTCTAAGAGTTGAcactatatatgttttctatcTATGATATAACAAAACCTCCTTTTTACTCTGcaaaatcttatatgtttGTCCACAAGTCTGCTTTCTACTCAGGTTCTTGGTTTTTATTTAGAACTGTTCAATGTATCCTTCAACTGTTTTGGACCTAAGAATGTTAGCAATCAAAGCATACATGATAAATCTCTGATCTTATGCGTTAAGTAGAGCAGGCAGTTGTTGAATGTCTAACATAAATAGCTAAATTACTGATTATATAAAGTAAATATCTAGACTTACACCATCTGTGGACATCTTCAACATCACGATATATGTACTAATTTCCTGGAGACATAAATGGAAGAACCGCCCAAAAACTTGGAACATgccaaaaaaatagattttacaACAGGTGCTACATGCGCTGACTTTGATAGGTATGACTTTGATGCTTTTCGGCATAGCACACACCACCGCAGACActtaagatgaaaaaaaatacactatttatgttataaatatGTGGAAAGATCCTTCGAGATTACCTAGATCTGCCATGTAGCCTCTCCAAATATTTGTTACATTCCTCCCTTATATTCCAATGTTCGGGTTCATAGTACTTCGAAAGTCCTGAAATAGTTCGAGAAATTTGTTAACAACACTTTGAAAGTAacagaaaaaattgaaaacaagcAAATGAAATTACTATATGAGTAAGAACATCCCCTTCTTTATACacacattaaaatcaaaaacacagTAATATATTACACTCCATGTATGTGGGTAACATATTAAGTAAAACTGCTAGTAAAGGACTTACATAAAAAACAGAGGACATTGGTGCATGGTGCCCATGAATTCATGAGGCTCTTGGTTGCAAGAAAATGcaaatgaaattaaaacttgcaaataaaagatttagagaaaaacGAGATTAGCTTGTATTAGTATATTCCATcgtacatatacatataaaagcCTTAACAATCACCTGATGAGGAAGTAAACATAGCAGAATCATTACCTTGATTATTGTATAATATGGAATCGGTAAAACCGTTGGACAACACAGAAAGTACTCTAATGACAACGAGGACATTTCCTTGATAGACGCTCAAGAGTCTTCCATCTATACTATTATTGTCAAACAGAGACctatctaaataaaaattcaattgaAAAACAAGCTAGAGAGAAAGTTATGAGTAAGTGAGtaagaagattaagaaaatgaagtaAAGAGGTTAAACAAGTTCAGTAGGTAAGGAATTTAAGTAAGCAAGTGAGAAAATAAGCCAAGGAAACAAGAAGCTAGTCAGGACAAAACAAGCAAGCAAGGAACCAGAGAATGAAACACACAAGCACGCATGAAACAaaggaagaaatcaaagaattaAAAGCAAATCAAGTAACCAAGGAATCAAGAAGCAAGTAAGAACCAAACAACTAAGCAAGAAATCGAAACAAGCACGCAAGGAAACGAGAATGAAACACACAAGCATGCATGAAACAAaggaagaaagcaaagaagtaACACCAAATCAAGTAATCaaggaagaaatgaagaaaacaaacaagcacACAAGAAACCTAGGAAGAATCAACAAGCATGCATGGAACCAAGGaaggaaacaaacaagcaatgaagcaaaaagagaaaacaaggaGACATGATCGTAGGAATCAAATTATTATGCAAAAACGCaagcaaaacaaagcaaacaaaaaatagagcAAGCATGAAAATAATTGTGAATATTCAACAACATCTTGCGGATTGGAAACATCAAAAGCCTCCTGAACTTTCAAACAGTTGTATACTATTACAGAATTAAAAAGAGACACTAAGAcaagaaaaagcaaacaacAGTGATATATTTCAATACCATTTAGCAAACCTCTACCACAGTCCCTGAAACAACAAACGCTAGAGTAAgctaaaatcattttctgggtgtcaaaaagaataaaaacttacaaacTCTTCTTAGTTCGATGACTTGCACATATCAGAGACTTCTTTATTGTccctgaaaaaacaaatcagttttCAGGGTATAAAAACTTgcaatcttttctttatttcaatggcacataaacaacaaaaaaaaacaaaaatcgcaaataagtaaataagagaaagaaccAATCAAGCTTGTTGTATCAAGATCATAAGAACTAAATAGATCtagaaaaattgtaataaGGTTAACCAGAATAACCAACCTGCATGATGATCTTCCTCAAAGGATCATATGAGACATAGTATAGTTTGTATATTGTATAGTTTACATTTACATGTGCATATtatacttgtatatatagttgaatGTACAGAACACTTTACATTTAATGAGAATAAGAAGTTATTTAGCTAAGATCTTGATAGATCATAAGAACAATAATTACTCAAAACATGCACTCTAAATTCTGTTTATTCCTCCCAATTATTATCTGATTTAACAATGTTACCTACAAcaaaacctctataaattaataatctttataaattaataaatttttccgGTCCCGAGTTGGGaccaatataaaaattgatacaaatcgATATATTAataagatattattttgtttgaaaatcttatataattatatggTCACATCAATagtttaaattaataactgtataaatatactaataaatattataatatcatattaaaatatgactgtagtaatttttttcttcaatttttattatttatttgtagtGTTCAATTCTAGTATTttataacatcaaaaaaatttgatttgttttttaaacttaataattgCTTTCTACTTGTAATTACTAttgattataaagaaaaaactacattttatatcaaatttttgtaagaatttacaaaatttgtacaattttattaatttttaaattaatacctctctaaattaatcaattttcttggtcccaatattattaatttatagagattttactGTAAATGATAAAACCTAGTGAATCTAATACTCGATACCAAAACAACAATTgcaaataagagaaagaaccataaaatttgaattaagatcataaatactaataaatttaGACAAACTGTAGTTAACTAGTCAACCATAACAATTAGCCTATATGATGATTTTCCTCATGTAAGCAATAAGTTTCTATCAGAGAATCTTAACCTATAAACTACAGAAGTATGATATTATAATTAACAAGGTTACAAATATGAGTGTGATCACCCATAACTATTTATCTTCTGATCCTCAGATAGATTTGACAACGACGTGATAAAACCTAATGAATCTAATCCTTGATACCAAACATCAAAGGCGAAATCAAAATTAGAACGAATTTGATAGAAATCAGAGATGATTCTTGCAATTTCTTGACTCGATTTCAAAACTCAGAGTGCCTTGTTCTCGTAACCCAATGGGAGAAACACACGACCACcgaacaaaaatcaaatttctgaGGAATACGAAAAATGAAACTAACCAAAGATATGAAGAGTGAAATCAGTTTGTTaccttttgattttttgtgtGGTTTTCTCGTAATCGGATGAACAAAACCTTCTCTCGATACCaatctacaaaatcaaaattgaaattatgaggaagaaaaaaactcgaTTGAACAATTCTaagaatttgaatttgattacTTTCTCTCGTAATGAATTCGAAAAACAGATGAGAGTGCGAGAGAAAgatgaatttaatttaacaaTGAAATTGTAATATTACTTCGAATTTCTTTATATAGAGGTCAGGTTCGTTTTGATCCGAgcctaaaaaaataatattctaaCGGTCTAAAATTCTTTTCAACGGGTcagtttaatttaaaattaatctAGGTTTGGATCCTAAGCTGGTAATGAAAACGGTCATAAAACACTCTTTAGTAAACTCAGCCGTCCGATCACTCCCTTCTTTTAAAATCGTTGAAAGTCAAATCTCCGTCAACTTGACTCTATTGGgctttcaaatttcttttaaaccAAGATTATTAAACTCGTTAACTTAACCGGCAATGTAGTTATTGGTTATTTGACTTATTTCCAGTTTCAATTAAACCGGAAACACTTTcagtttcaatttcaattcaaccggatctatcttcttcttcttcaccatgcTATTTTCTACGGCTGAGCTTAACGGAGAATCCCTGAATCCGATTACTGCGATTCACATTTTCCCGATGACTTCCACTCTAATCTCCTCAAacctctcttcctctttcttcccAACCCAAAATATCCACCGAATTCGAATCCCGACGACTTCAATTCCCGGAAGTTTCAACATTCGCGCACGCCGTTCAAAAATCGTCGCCAAATCTCTcgatcttcctcttcttccttttagCATGAGCGAGGTTATCACCATGAATCTCACCTTAACCTTCCTTAGCTGATTTTTGATTTGAGAAATTCTTACACAGGTTCTTGTACCAACGGAGAGTAAAACTTTGCATTTATATGAAGCTAGGTACTTAGCTTTACTCGAAGAGGTATGGATTCGATACATTTTACTCCGTGAGATTGATTACATGTTGGTGGTGAAAATGTTGGTGttgtggttttgattttgatttcagtctatgaagagaaagaagaatatgttTGTTCATTTCATTCTAGATCCTATTTCGATTAGTGAGACTGCAACAGAAGCTTCTTTTGCTGCTAGATATGGTTGCTTGGTACTTATTGAAAACGTAAGCCTTTTTCGatcttttgtgttgttgtttgttgaatGAGTCAGGTATTGTGTGAGTTCTGAAGCTTACTATATGTTGTAGGTTGAGAGATTGGATGTTGGTGCACTTGTTTCGATAAGAGGCGCGGGTCGTGTGAAGATTTCGAGGTTTTTAGGGGTAAGATTGTGGATGTACAGTATGTGTTTGTGTAACACAAACTTAGAATGTGATGCTTTAGCTTGTAGACTAGAACTAGACTACGAGATATAAAGTATGAGTTTGTGATCTTTGACTTGAGGTAACGATTAGAATGTGATACTATCGCTTCTGGATTAGAACTAGACTTTGAGCTACTCTGTTCCTTCTCTTTGGCCAAAGCTGTTGATTAGGCGAAAATGTTATTCCACCTTAGCTTATCCTCTGCAAATCAGTTCATATGCTTCTAACTTATGTTACTTGAGCTAATCTTCCGTGCTTTCACCTTGTTGTGGTTGTTTAGGCTCTTACTCAGAACCGTTTTTTACTTTCCATTTGATGAGATTATTTAAGTTGTTTGTCTTCATATAAAGTATGATGTTCTGACaatatgaattattgtctcAGGCAGATCCTTACTTGTCCGGAGAGGTCAGACCAATACAGGATCGTATGAATTATGAGAGCAGCAATGAATTAACCTCAAAAATCTCCCAGCTGAAGGAATCTATTAAAAATCTTAACAGCTTGGAGATCAAACTTAAGGTAGAAAAAATCCTTCTCCTTCATCGTGTTTTACTTGGAAACAACACAAATGATAACATTCGTCCTCGTGGATGTGTTTATTGCATATACTAAGAAATGAGATGTGGTAAGTTCTATCTAAGTTGTATGTACATCTTTTACATTCTCAGAAGTTTTGAGTGTCGGATTATCTCCTTTTGCAATAGGCTCCAGCAGACTCGCCGCTACAAACTCGTCTCATTAACTCTCTAAACTGGGCTGAAGATGAGCCGCCGGTCGACTTTGACGAATCATTCGTACCTTCTCTCCAAGAACGTCTATCATTTTCAGCATTTCAACCCATCTCTGGTAATTTCACATATTTTCACTATCgtgtttttatgtttcaaGAAGATTTTCAGGTTTCAGCTATCAGATTTTACATCACAGTTCACAAATCCATTTTATTCCTTTGGAAGTGTGCTGATTTCTGTGAGTCCGAGAGAGTTAATAGCGAAAAATAGTCAGTTTTTCGGGTTTTCTTGGCTGCAGGATCGACGAAGTCGGAACTATCAAGGTTacaacaagagaaaataaaagcaatGGATATGAAAGATACAATAGAGAGATTAGAACTCTCAATGGGACTCATAAAGGAGAACATCTCCTCAATTGCAGCCAAACTCGCTATCCAATCCTTGGATATTCGCTAACCACTAGACTATACAATTAGTCTAGTTGTAAATCTTTGtattcttgtaaatctttgTATTCGCAAAATTAGTGGATATAAATTACAGACAAGAAAGTGTATATGTTCTTTCATAAAATGTAAGAGCTAAATAACAAGTCAAatgaaattatcaaaatgCAACAAGAGTCAATACATAAATGAAAGCCATTGAATCTAAGAGACTCTGATTCATATGTGTAAAGAAGCAATAAGATGAGAGCAAACATTAACCCTTGCTTGGTTCAAGAGAGGCCTAAACATCTCAGAAATTCTAATCCTAGGGTTTATTATTTTGGGTGGTGTAGACTTCCTGTCCCACAAATGAAGAATGTTAGACTTTGTTGATTCTCTTGCAAATCCATTCGCCTCTGAAACATCTTTGGAAGACATCAACTTCTCCTCTAGCTTCTTCAGCTCTTGGTTGAAGTGTTCAAACTCAGACTATGGCATTAAGCCACCATTATTGAGAACCAAAACAATGCGCTCAAacacaaaacgacgtcgttttaaaatcatttcaaatgaaatgaattttttttttttttaaaacacaaaacgacgtcgttttagaACTTAACGAAAAATGTTAACATTGACTTAACTCCGTTAATTTGGTCCGTTAGTTGACTTAACGACATGTCTTATTTGGCAAAGGTCAACGAAAGTTAATGATTTAATAGAAAATTCAACTAAAGGTGGGAATTTAATTCACCAGACCCAAAGTTAGTGCTTTGTATTTATGACTGATGATTTTTATGACATTTTCCCATTTTTCACTAATTCTTGTTTGCCTTTACTACTTGTTAATAGACTCATAAACAAAGTTGTATAGAGTCTTAAGGATAATCAATAAaggatttatttttaacatcaaAAGCTTATCAATTAATGACTTGGATGTTGCTTAAAAGAGAGATTTCCACAAGTGAAGAACGTTAGAATTTAACTCTTCCATCACAAACCCATTAGCATCTGAAACATCCTTGGCAGGCCTCAACTTCTCCAGGTTCTTCGGTTCTTGATTTTAGTACTCGAATACTAATGGTTTCACCAAAAGAGCTTTGacttattttgaaaatcaaaacacGTGATCCCAACATTTAGTCCCAAAAGCAAAATGCTCTGAACCATACTCATTATGATGCTTCTTATTATTAAGTACTTGATACTATACAACCTTCTTCtactcagtttttttttgtcttacatttatttagaaaataaagtCTACCAATCTAAGAAGTAAAGAAGTAAGACAACTAGAGCAAGCATCGCGACTTGCTTCGTTCAAAAGAGGCCTAAAAAGCTCAATAACTATACGTTGTCTCAATCACCTCATTCCTTTTATGCTCAtttcctctatttttttttcttctttttttacaatttacaaacaaatacTAGCAAGCCCTAAGAATACCAATACACAATTGAAACTTCACTCGCTAGAAACCATTGATATAATCCAATCTAAGAGCTAATTAACTATCTcgatcttcctcttcatcgtAGTTGAATGGTAATGGAACTGATTTGAATGCTCTAAACTTTCCCACGTTGTTCAAATGCTCGTTCTCTAACCTGTGTTCATAACCCAACAAAGAAATAaccattaagaaaaaaagattttgaggAGTACATTTAGATAGTTTCTTGGTTAAGAAGTAACCTGAAGAAATTCCAGATACCGCGACGTATGATCTCAAGAATTGCAATAAGAGCAACCATTGTTTCTCTATGTAAGAACGAGATATTGAAATCCAGCACAGTCTGCAACCACGCCAATCTCAACACAACGTTTACGACCTACAAAGAGATaaccaaaattataaagaaatcctaaattagggtttatactGTTCTATCAATATATCGTAGTTCTCACCATTGCAACGTAGTAGACTGATTTGTGAGGAACAAGAAGCTTCTCTCTCAACCAAGATTTAGATGGTCTATGAAGCAACCCCCAGTCATAAACAATGTCCCAATATGTGCCGTAAAATGTTGCCAACCCCGAGAAAACCCAAGCCGCTATTTTCCAATCATTTCCTCTGTTGATGCTAAAAGCTGTTCTCAAGCACACAGCAACAATGGTCAATAAATACTTGAGAGCATTGAAGCCTTGGCTTACATCTTTCTCTTCGATTAATCTTCGAACACACTGAAGGAAACGTGACCAGTAAGGAATCACAGCGACGATAAAGTAGAATGTGCTATATACATCACTTGATTTGCAAGTGCTTTGCCTCTGCTTGAAGTCTCCCCAACCATAGTAACAGATGTAAAACTCCAGACTCCTCAGTGCTTGGACCTAAAAAAAGATGGTTGAGAACAAAGTTAAAACATacattttgaaacttttaccaaaaaaaacatacattttgaaaacataatcATGAAAGTGAGAAGAATTTTATGGTAAGTAACACACAAACCTGGCTTGTTAATTGGTCTGCTAGAAAGAAATCTGGAAGATTGACCTGCAATTTGGATGAGAGATTTATCGATGATTTTCACTTAGCAAAAGGAGAGGATGTTCTTGAGTAAAATACCTTGTAGAGCGGCGCAGCAATGCACCGGAATAGAaccatgaggaagaagaagcggcTTGACCGATAAAATATGTTGAAGGGACATACAGAAATAGCTATCACTAGCTGAAAAACATTGTGTTACTACATTATTAATAGAATGATTTGAGATTCTTGTGGTTGTAATGATGAATTTTTCACCTAATAAAACTTACCGCGACAACAAAAAGGGGAACAAGTTCAGTGATGGTCTTGTAATCATTAGTATTAGGATCCATCTCCATGTCCATGTTAACTAGAACAGCGCAGAGAGCAAGCGTGCCAAGGCCAAAGCTTAGAAGCAGAACATGTCCATAACCAAGTTCTGTTCCTTCTTTGAATCCGAATATAAACGGGTAATTCACTCGATACCGCTTCCAAAAGTATATGTTTGAAGCATACATGATCATGTGCAGAACCACAAATGCaaataaactgaaaaatatgCGTTTAAGAAACATTATTGTCAGCAAGAAAATAGTGACTCATGTAGAGAGTGTATCTACtacatatgttttgttttgaacctGTATAGAGGAAACATTGTCTCCATGTAGAGTTTATGTCCGACTGCGCCCATTATATTACGAGCATGGATGAACAAACCAAGAGCAATCACTAGAGAGACTGTGCAACCGACGAAAAAGCCTGAGAAAAAAGAACTTAGTGTAGGGATTTTTACTTATTAACTATCATGAACTAAGTTTAAAAAGTCAGATCAAACTTGGGAGTTTAATGATAATTCGAAAGTTCATGCTTTTTTTCGGTCC
This sequence is a window from Arabidopsis thaliana chromosome 1 sequence. Protein-coding genes within it:
- a CDS encoding EXS (ERD1/XPR1/SYG1) family protein, which translates into the protein MGIKVEENVSNGGDSTKETAPEALSVLDRIRLNKNQENPLSTIRNVLKLSNKEDIKFTKENLKKIEERLKNVFIEFYRKLRHLKNYSFLNTLAISKIMKKYDKIALRNAAKLYMEMVDKSYLTSSDEINKLMLRVESIFVEHFAGSNRSKGMNLLRPKVTKEKHRITFSTGFFVGCTVSLVIALGLFIHARNIMGAVGHKLYMETMFPLYSLFAFVVLHMIMYASNIYFWKRYRVNYPFIFGFKEGTELGYGHVLLLSFGLGTLALCAVLVNMDMEMDPNTNDYKTITELVPLFVVALVIAISVCPFNIFYRSSRFFFLMVLFRCIAAPLYKVNLPDFFLADQLTSQVQALRSLEFYICYYGWGDFKQRQSTCKSSDVYSTFYFIVAVIPYWSRFLQCVRRLIEEKDVSQGFNALKYLLTIVAVCLRTAFSINRGNDWKIAAWVFSGLATFYGTYWDIVYDWGLLHRPSKSWLREKLLVPHKSVYYVAMVVNVVLRLAWLQTVLDFNISFLHRETMVALIAILEIIRRGIWNFFRLENEHLNNVGKFRAFKSVPLPFNYDEEEDRDS
- a CDS encoding EXS (ERD1/XPR1/SYG1) family protein (EXS (ERD1/XPR1/SYG1) family protein; LOCATED IN: integral to membrane; EXPRESSED IN: 18 plant structures; EXPRESSED DURING: 9 growth stages; CONTAINS InterPro DOMAIN/s: EXS, C-terminal (InterPro:IPR004342), SPX, N-terminal (InterPro:IPR004331); BEST Arabidopsis thaliana protein match is: EXS (ERD1/XPR1/SYG1) family protein (TAIR:AT1G26730.1); Has 1149 Blast hits to 1073 proteins in 218 species: Archae - 1; Bacteria - 33; Metazoa - 257; Fungi - 379; Plants - 329; Viruses - 0; Other Eukaryotes - 150 (source: NCBI BLink).), whose product is MKFGKEYVAQMIPEWQQAYMDYTCLKTILREIKTSQKRSESQGVLKRKLSGRRNFSGLTKRYSRTFSSRDLENHDIMVHATTGDDGFEKYETTILKVSEVGRESELVFFKTLDLEFDKVNRFYRSNVEELVKEAVVLNRQMDALIAYRIKLDQPSTSWSCSETVSVDINALDSKEQKGKTLAEEMGIKVEENVSNGGDSTKETAPEALSVLDRIRLNKNQENPLSTIRNVLKLSNKEDIKFTKENLKKIEERLKNVFIEFYRKLRHLKNYSFLNTLAISKIMKKYDKIALRNAAKLYMEMVDKSYLTSSDEINKLMLRVESIFVEHFAGSNRSKGMNLLRPKVTKEKHRITFSTGFFVGCTVSLVIALGLFIHARNIMGAVGHKLYMETMFPLYSLFAFVVLHMIMYASNIYFWKRYRVNYPFIFGFKEGTELGYGHVLLLSFGLGTLALCAVLVNMDMEMDPNTNDYKTITELVPLFVVALVIAISVCPFNIFYRSSRFFFLMVLFRCIAAPLYKVNLPDFFLADQLTSQVQALRSLEFYICYYGWGDFKQRQSTCKSSDVYSTFYFIVAVIPYWSRFLQCVRRLIEEKDVSQGFNALKYLLTIVAVCLRTAFSINRGNDWKIAAWVFSGLATFYGTYWDIVYDWGLLHRPSKSWLREKLLVPHKSVYYVAMVVNVVLRLAWLQTVLDFNISFLHRETMVALIAILEIIRRGIWNFFRLENEHLNNVGKFRAFKSVPLPFNYDEEEDRDS